In the genome of Pseudarthrobacter sp. IC2-21, one region contains:
- a CDS encoding 3-hydroxyacyl-CoA dehydrogenase family protein, with protein sequence MTETASTPNAAANSARKIAVVGSGYMGGGIAQVLALGGARVALADVSAEVAQSNYDRLLAESDQFVADGLFPAGSTEILKQNLWAARDIEEAVADADFIEEAVPEVIAIKHQTLARISAAARPDAIIGSNTSTISIAELSEPVTNPERFLGVHFSNPSPFIPGVEIIPHAGTSATTVGAVRDLVHAANKQTAVVKDVTGFVLNRLQYALFHEAAQLVEQGIATADDVDTLVRTTFGFRLPFFGPFAIADMAGLDVYNFCYKSLQTEFPERFATPKILTDLVEAGKLGTKTGAGFLNVPAERTPELIAYRNKAYVAMQKLIEDLGPAPIH encoded by the coding sequence ATGACCGAAACAGCAAGCACCCCCAACGCGGCGGCCAACAGCGCACGCAAGATCGCCGTCGTCGGTTCGGGTTACATGGGCGGCGGGATCGCGCAGGTCCTGGCACTCGGCGGTGCCCGCGTGGCACTGGCAGACGTGTCCGCCGAAGTGGCGCAGAGCAACTACGACAGGCTCCTCGCCGAATCGGACCAGTTCGTGGCCGACGGCCTTTTCCCCGCCGGTTCCACCGAAATCCTGAAGCAGAACCTCTGGGCCGCCCGGGACATCGAGGAAGCCGTTGCCGACGCGGACTTCATCGAGGAAGCCGTCCCCGAAGTCATCGCCATTAAGCACCAGACACTTGCCCGCATCAGCGCCGCAGCCCGGCCGGACGCCATCATCGGGTCCAACACCTCCACCATCTCCATCGCTGAGCTGTCCGAACCCGTAACCAACCCGGAGCGGTTCCTCGGCGTTCACTTTTCCAACCCGTCGCCGTTCATTCCGGGCGTGGAGATCATCCCTCACGCCGGCACCTCCGCGACGACCGTCGGCGCCGTCCGCGACCTGGTCCATGCCGCCAATAAGCAGACCGCAGTGGTCAAGGACGTCACCGGCTTTGTGCTCAACCGCCTGCAGTACGCGCTGTTCCACGAAGCCGCGCAGCTGGTGGAGCAGGGAATCGCGACGGCGGATGACGTGGATACCCTGGTCCGCACCACCTTCGGCTTCCGGCTCCCGTTCTTCGGCCCGTTCGCCATTGCGGACATGGCGGGACTGGACGTCTACAACTTCTGCTACAAGTCGCTCCAGACCGAATTCCCTGAGCGGTTCGCCACCCCGAAGATCCTCACGGACCTGGTGGAGGCCGGGAAGCTGGGCACCAAGACGGGCGCCGGCTTCCTCAACGTGCCCGCGGAGCGCACCCCCGAGCTCATTGCCTACCGCAACAAGGCCTACGTGGCCATGCAAAAGCTGATCGAAGACCTCGGCCCCGCGCCCATCCACTAA
- a CDS encoding ribose-5-phosphate isomerase, whose protein sequence is MSSTPSTPAGWRIVIGNDEAGVEYKVALKALLEADSRVASVVDIGVGADDSTAYPHVAVDAARKVAEGHADRALLICGTGLGVAIAANKVPGIRAVTAHDGYSVERSVLSNNAQVLTMGQRVIGLELAKKLVGEWLDYRFDATSSSAAKVDAICSYEPEYTKAV, encoded by the coding sequence ATGAGCAGCACCCCCAGTACGCCGGCAGGATGGCGCATCGTCATTGGCAACGATGAGGCCGGCGTCGAATACAAGGTAGCGCTGAAGGCGCTGCTCGAAGCGGACAGCCGGGTCGCGTCCGTCGTGGACATCGGCGTGGGCGCGGACGACTCAACCGCCTACCCGCATGTTGCCGTTGACGCGGCCCGCAAGGTAGCCGAAGGCCACGCGGACCGTGCGCTGTTGATCTGCGGCACCGGCCTGGGCGTCGCCATCGCAGCCAACAAGGTGCCCGGGATCCGGGCCGTCACCGCCCACGACGGCTACTCCGTGGAACGATCGGTTCTCAGCAACAACGCGCAGGTACTCACCATGGGGCAGCGCGTAATCGGCCTGGAGCTGGCCAAGAAGCTCGTCGGTGAATGGCTGGACTACCGCTTCGATGCGACTTCATCCTCCGCCGCCAAGGTGGACGCCATCTGCTCCTACGAGCCCGAATACACGAAAGCAGTCTGA
- a CDS encoding aspartate carbamoyltransferase catalytic subunit: MKHLLSTEDLSLANAISILDTAEEMAAVGDREVKKLPVLRGRTVVNLFFEDSTRTRISFEAAAKRLSADVINFAAKGSSVSKGESLKDTAQTLAAMGVDAVVIRHWASGAPHRLAATDWIDAAVINAGDGTHEHPTQALLDAFTMRRHWSRLSGNGSIGADLKGMRVAIAGDVLHSRVARSNVWLLRTLGADVTLVAPPTLLPIGVEHWPCKVSYDIDETLKKGVDAVMMLRVQGERMNASFFPSTREYSRRWGFDDNRLRALDSLGLKDTIIMHPGPMNRGLEISAAAADSPRSTVLAQVRNGVSIRMAALYLLLSGDTREPAATAGTATDPARTPRSTEESK; the protein is encoded by the coding sequence GTGAAACACCTGCTCTCCACCGAAGACCTCAGCCTCGCCAACGCCATCAGCATCCTTGACACCGCCGAAGAAATGGCGGCCGTGGGAGACCGCGAAGTCAAGAAGCTCCCGGTCCTCCGAGGCCGCACGGTGGTCAATCTCTTCTTCGAGGACTCCACCCGGACGCGGATTTCCTTCGAAGCGGCCGCCAAACGGCTGTCCGCGGACGTCATCAACTTCGCCGCCAAGGGCTCCTCCGTTTCCAAGGGCGAATCCCTCAAGGACACGGCCCAGACGCTGGCAGCCATGGGTGTTGACGCCGTCGTGATCCGTCACTGGGCCTCCGGCGCACCGCACCGCCTGGCCGCCACCGACTGGATTGACGCAGCCGTCATCAACGCCGGCGACGGCACCCACGAACACCCCACCCAGGCACTCCTTGACGCCTTCACCATGCGCCGTCACTGGTCCAGGCTCTCCGGGAACGGGTCCATCGGTGCTGACCTGAAGGGGATGCGCGTCGCCATCGCCGGCGACGTCCTGCATTCCCGCGTCGCCCGCTCCAACGTCTGGCTGCTCCGCACCCTGGGCGCTGACGTCACCCTCGTGGCGCCGCCCACCCTGCTGCCCATCGGCGTCGAGCACTGGCCCTGCAAGGTCAGCTACGACATCGACGAAACCCTCAAAAAGGGAGTGGACGCGGTGATGATGCTGCGGGTGCAGGGCGAGCGGATGAACGCGTCATTCTTCCCGTCCACCCGCGAGTACTCCCGCCGCTGGGGCTTTGACGACAACCGGCTCCGCGCGCTGGACTCCCTGGGGCTCAAAGACACCATCATCATGCACCCCGGCCCCATGAACCGGGGCCTGGAAATTTCCGCGGCCGCCGCCGATTCACCCCGTTCCACCGTGCTTGCACAGGTGCGCAACGGCGTCTCGATCCGCATGGCCGCACTGTATTTGCTGCTCTCCGGGGACACCCGCGAACCAGCCGCCACCGCGGGCACAGCCACTGACCCTGCCCGCACACCCCGTTCCACAGAGGAGAGCAAGTAA
- a CDS encoding dihydroorotase, whose product MAENNGTYLIRGAAILGGDAEDLLIRDGVITARGTGAAGHSDAQAATVIEAAGLVALPGMVDVHTHLREPGREDAETVETGTRAAALGGYTAVHAMANSNPVADTAGVVEQVHSLGRAAGWVDVRPVGAVTVGLAGEQLAELGAMADSRAQVRMFSDDGICVHDPVLMRRALEYVKAFDGVVAQHAQEPRLTAGAQMNEGAVSAVLGLTGWPAVAEESIIARDVLLAQHVDSRLHVCHVSTAGSVEIIRWAKERGINVTAEVTPHHLLLTDDLVRSYNPVYKVNPPLRTDADVQALRAGLADGTIDVVGTDHAPHPSEHKECEWAQAAMGMTGLETALSVVQHTMIETGLMTWADFARVTSTAAARIGRLADQGRPLDAGEPANLILVDPAARWTVDPEKMATMGRNSPFAGLELPGKVVATFYKGHPTVLAGQLNTPYRESAAAAAGAA is encoded by the coding sequence ATGGCAGAGAACAACGGAACGTACCTGATCCGCGGTGCGGCCATCCTGGGCGGCGACGCCGAGGACCTGCTTATCCGTGACGGCGTTATTACCGCCCGTGGCACCGGCGCGGCCGGCCACAGTGACGCCCAGGCCGCCACCGTCATCGAGGCGGCCGGCCTGGTGGCGCTGCCCGGCATGGTGGACGTGCACACCCACCTGCGCGAACCCGGCCGTGAAGATGCCGAGACCGTCGAGACCGGCACCCGCGCCGCAGCCCTGGGCGGCTACACGGCCGTCCACGCCATGGCCAACAGCAATCCGGTGGCGGACACCGCCGGCGTGGTGGAGCAGGTCCACAGCCTGGGCCGTGCCGCCGGCTGGGTGGACGTCCGCCCGGTGGGCGCCGTCACCGTTGGCCTGGCGGGGGAGCAGCTCGCCGAGCTGGGCGCCATGGCCGATTCCCGCGCCCAGGTGCGGATGTTCTCCGACGACGGCATCTGCGTCCACGATCCCGTGCTGATGCGCCGCGCGCTGGAGTACGTCAAAGCGTTCGACGGCGTGGTTGCCCAGCACGCGCAGGAACCCCGCCTCACCGCCGGGGCCCAGATGAACGAGGGCGCCGTCTCCGCGGTTCTGGGCCTCACGGGCTGGCCCGCGGTGGCCGAGGAAAGCATCATTGCCCGCGACGTGCTGCTGGCGCAGCATGTGGACTCCCGCCTGCACGTCTGCCACGTCTCCACCGCCGGTTCCGTGGAGATCATCCGCTGGGCCAAGGAACGCGGCATCAACGTCACCGCCGAGGTCACCCCGCACCACCTCCTGCTGACGGACGATCTGGTCCGCAGCTACAACCCGGTCTACAAGGTCAACCCGCCGCTGCGCACGGATGCCGATGTGCAGGCCCTGCGCGCCGGACTGGCTGACGGCACCATCGACGTTGTGGGCACCGACCACGCCCCGCACCCCAGCGAGCACAAGGAATGCGAGTGGGCGCAGGCGGCCATGGGCATGACCGGGCTGGAAACCGCCCTGTCCGTGGTCCAGCACACCATGATCGAGACGGGCCTGATGACCTGGGCCGACTTCGCCCGGGTGACCTCCACCGCCGCCGCCCGGATCGGCCGCCTGGCGGACCAGGGCCGGCCCCTGGACGCCGGCGAGCCCGCCAACCTCATCCTGGTGGACCCCGCCGCCCGCTGGACCGTCGATCCGGAAAAAATGGCCACCATGGGCCGCAACTCCCCGTTTGCCGGCCTCGAACTGCCGGGCAAGGTGGTCGCCACGTTCTACAAGGGCCACCCCACCGTGCTGGCCGGCCAGCTCAACACCCCCTACCGCGAATCGGCGGCGGCTGCGGCAGGCGCCGCCTGA
- a CDS encoding PrsW family intramembrane metalloprotease: MSTNPYHRGPDRPGGPAGPQDPFPGQANPSWMGRIEPAYYRPAPGTYAAPLPVLGPPEPGRGGPGMRSAGLLALTVGGAALAFLSLLLVVPFLVASTGVGGFIVGFVVSLVPLSVVLLAVHAIDRWEPEPKRLLFFAFTWGAAVSVAVTLLIQPFFALTFQFSDAVDLQTYMATVQAPVVEEFAKSLGLLLLLLLARKHFDGPVDGVVFAFTIAGGFAFTENILYFGRAIAESASPATGLAQVFLLRGVMSPFAHAIFTGTTGLIMGFAARRWHAGASVLAFFIGLVPAMLLHNRWNSMGAGFAAEYLLVQVPIFILAVVGIILLRVAESRLTRQRLMEYAAAGWFSPAEVELLATPRGRRTALHWAAGSHRRPQMKAFLHAATQLAFTRQRILTGRDVQLHQAEEKQQLQRILSLRAAVAG, translated from the coding sequence ATGTCCACCAACCCTTATCATCGGGGTCCCGACCGGCCCGGCGGACCCGCCGGACCCCAGGACCCCTTCCCCGGCCAGGCGAACCCCAGCTGGATGGGAAGGATCGAGCCGGCGTACTACCGGCCGGCGCCGGGCACCTATGCTGCCCCCCTGCCGGTACTGGGTCCTCCGGAGCCCGGCCGCGGGGGCCCCGGCATGCGGTCCGCGGGCCTGCTGGCCCTGACCGTCGGCGGCGCGGCCCTCGCCTTCCTGAGCCTGCTGTTGGTGGTGCCCTTCCTGGTGGCGAGCACGGGGGTGGGCGGATTCATTGTGGGCTTTGTCGTCTCCCTGGTTCCGTTGTCGGTGGTCCTGCTGGCGGTCCATGCCATCGACCGGTGGGAACCTGAGCCCAAACGGCTGCTCTTCTTCGCGTTCACCTGGGGAGCCGCGGTGTCCGTTGCCGTCACGCTCCTGATTCAGCCGTTCTTCGCCCTGACCTTTCAGTTCAGTGACGCCGTGGACCTGCAAACCTATATGGCCACTGTCCAGGCGCCGGTGGTGGAAGAGTTTGCCAAGTCTTTGGGCCTGCTGTTGCTGCTCCTCCTCGCCCGGAAACACTTCGATGGCCCGGTGGACGGTGTGGTGTTCGCGTTCACCATTGCCGGCGGTTTTGCGTTCACCGAGAACATCCTCTACTTCGGCCGTGCCATCGCTGAGTCCGCCAGCCCGGCCACCGGCCTGGCCCAGGTCTTTCTGCTCCGTGGCGTCATGTCGCCCTTCGCCCACGCGATATTCACCGGGACCACGGGCCTCATTATGGGGTTCGCAGCGCGGCGCTGGCACGCCGGAGCCTCAGTGCTGGCCTTTTTCATCGGCCTGGTCCCGGCGATGCTGCTCCACAACCGGTGGAACAGCATGGGAGCAGGATTCGCGGCCGAGTACCTCTTGGTCCAGGTGCCGATCTTCATCCTGGCGGTGGTGGGAATCATCCTGCTTCGCGTGGCGGAAAGCCGGCTCACCCGGCAGCGGCTCATGGAGTACGCCGCTGCCGGCTGGTTCAGTCCCGCCGAGGTGGAGCTGCTGGCAACTCCCCGCGGACGGCGCACTGCGCTGCATTGGGCGGCCGGCAGCCACCGCCGCCCGCAGATGAAGGCGTTCCTGCACGCGGCCACCCAACTGGCCTTCACCCGCCAGAGAATCCTCACCGGCCGGGATGTTCAGCTGCACCAGGCCGAGGAGAAGCAGCAGCTGCAGCGGATCCTGTCGCTGCGTGCCGCCGTCGCAGGCTGA
- a CDS encoding MFS transporter, with protein sequence MTVNTGTSATKELLDSPVLKSAISKASFRLMPMLVILYVVAFLDRTNVGFAEAALEMDKGITAGAYALGAGIFFIGYALFEIPSNLLLTRFGAKVWLARIAITWGIVSACFAFVQGETSFIILRFLLGVTEAGLFPGVIMFLAAWFPNKVRVKMFAIFYLAQPFSQMMGAPLSGWLINIGDQVPGVHGWQVMFFVEGALAVVAGIAAYFFLINSPQDAKFLDKDEKKALLDVMALEDTVKEESGPRGVLAAMKNGKVWYFTVIYFCLQIAVYGVTFYLPQQVAQLTGQKVGLAVGLMAAIPWFFGIFACYFIGKAANTIVRRRVWGTGLFLSTGLCIFGSAWAGSNHLPALGIIFITLAVCSFLSIGPIAWSYPTAFLTGTAAAAGIGLINSLGNLGGFVAPILRTTVNQVTASDTGTMGVYALGVLPFVAAIMMYATKRFSNRADDLLDDK encoded by the coding sequence ATGACTGTCAACACCGGAACGTCCGCCACTAAGGAGTTACTGGATTCACCGGTTCTCAAATCGGCGATTTCCAAAGCATCCTTCCGGCTCATGCCGATGCTCGTCATCCTGTACGTCGTGGCGTTCCTGGACCGCACGAACGTGGGCTTCGCCGAGGCAGCGCTGGAAATGGACAAAGGCATCACAGCCGGCGCTTACGCGCTTGGCGCCGGCATCTTTTTCATCGGCTACGCATTGTTTGAGATCCCGTCCAACCTGCTGCTGACCAGATTCGGCGCGAAGGTGTGGCTGGCCCGTATCGCCATCACGTGGGGCATCGTGTCCGCGTGCTTCGCGTTCGTCCAGGGCGAGACCTCCTTCATCATCCTGCGGTTCCTCCTGGGCGTGACCGAGGCCGGACTGTTCCCGGGCGTGATCATGTTCCTGGCCGCCTGGTTCCCCAACAAGGTCCGGGTGAAGATGTTTGCCATCTTCTACCTCGCCCAGCCCTTTTCCCAGATGATGGGCGCACCGCTCTCCGGCTGGCTCATCAACATCGGCGACCAGGTCCCCGGCGTGCACGGCTGGCAGGTCATGTTCTTCGTCGAAGGTGCCCTCGCAGTCGTGGCGGGCATCGCCGCGTACTTCTTCCTGATCAACAGCCCGCAGGACGCCAAGTTCCTGGACAAGGACGAGAAGAAGGCGCTCCTGGACGTGATGGCGCTGGAGGACACCGTCAAGGAAGAGTCCGGTCCGCGCGGTGTCCTTGCCGCCATGAAGAACGGCAAGGTCTGGTACTTCACGGTCATCTACTTCTGCCTCCAGATCGCAGTTTATGGTGTCACCTTCTACCTGCCGCAGCAGGTGGCCCAGCTGACCGGGCAGAAAGTGGGCCTCGCGGTCGGGCTGATGGCGGCCATCCCCTGGTTCTTCGGGATCTTTGCCTGCTACTTCATTGGCAAGGCGGCCAACACCATTGTGCGCCGCAGGGTGTGGGGCACAGGCCTGTTCCTCTCCACCGGGCTGTGCATCTTCGGCTCCGCATGGGCGGGCTCCAACCACCTTCCCGCGCTGGGCATCATCTTCATCACCCTCGCCGTCTGCAGTTTCCTTTCGATCGGGCCCATCGCCTGGTCCTACCCGACGGCGTTCCTCACCGGGACAGCGGCCGCTGCAGGAATCGGCCTGATCAACTCGCTGGGTAACCTGGGCGGATTCGTCGCCCCTATCCTGCGGACCACGGTCAACCAGGTCACCGCATCTGACACCGGCACCATGGGCGTCTACGCGCTGGGTGTGCTTCCGTTCGTGGCGGCCATCATGATGTATGCCACCAAGCGGTTCAGCAATAGGGCGGACGATCTGCTCGACGATAAATGA
- a CDS encoding triose-phosphate isomerase family protein produces MTACGSGRSGVPDVLYIGVSTKMYMGYRDCLDWMARIQQEVDSRPALAAGRVVPFVIPSFPVLPAAAGVLEGSPLLLGAQNCGWADGPWTGEVSPSLLAELGVRLVEIGHAERRAHLGEDTAMIALKVRAADNAGITPLLCVGEDTRDDLGGTAAERAAGFVYDQIAGAVGGDWSLASRLVIAYEPVWAIGAAEPAGADHVTVVVRALRSLLSARSNEAGSDLAQVPIIYGGSAKPGLLPALDGVAGLFLGRFAHDARNFGTVLDEALALTALPAGSPTK; encoded by the coding sequence ATGACTGCTTGCGGCAGTGGCCGGTCCGGTGTCCCGGACGTCCTGTACATCGGCGTCAGCACCAAGATGTACATGGGATACCGTGACTGCCTTGACTGGATGGCCCGCATCCAGCAGGAAGTGGACTCCCGCCCGGCCCTTGCGGCCGGGCGGGTAGTCCCGTTTGTGATTCCTTCCTTCCCCGTTCTCCCGGCCGCCGCCGGCGTTCTGGAAGGGTCGCCCCTTCTGCTGGGAGCGCAGAACTGCGGCTGGGCGGACGGCCCGTGGACAGGCGAGGTGTCTCCATCGCTCCTGGCCGAGCTGGGGGTACGCCTGGTGGAGATCGGCCACGCCGAACGGCGCGCGCACCTCGGCGAGGACACGGCCATGATCGCACTTAAGGTCAGGGCGGCGGACAATGCCGGCATCACACCGCTGTTGTGCGTTGGCGAGGACACCCGCGATGACCTGGGCGGGACCGCTGCCGAGCGCGCGGCCGGGTTTGTCTATGACCAGATCGCCGGAGCGGTTGGCGGCGACTGGTCCCTGGCGTCCAGGCTTGTGATCGCCTACGAACCGGTGTGGGCCATTGGCGCGGCCGAGCCCGCCGGCGCGGACCACGTCACCGTCGTCGTGCGTGCCCTACGGTCCCTGCTTTCCGCCCGGTCGAACGAGGCAGGCAGCGACCTGGCGCAGGTGCCCATCATCTATGGCGGTTCAGCGAAGCCCGGACTGTTGCCCGCACTCGACGGGGTCGCAGGACTGTTTCTGGGCCGGTTCGCCCACGATGCGCGGAATTTCGGCACAGTGCTCGACGAAGCGCTGGCTTTGACGGCATTACCCGCAGGTTCCCCCACAAAGTAG
- the pyrR gene encoding bifunctional pyr operon transcriptional regulator/uracil phosphoribosyltransferase PyrR, whose amino-acid sequence MTSVTSAPVPARVVLSQADIDRALTRIAHEILEANKGSQDLVLLGIPRRGYPLALRLAQKIAAADPTVNAAEIVGQLDVTMFRDDLSRQPTRPPYPTQLPRTGIDNKVVVLIDDVLYSGRTIRAALDAITDLGRPRIVRLAVLIDRGHRELPIRADHVGKNLPTSSAEKVRVRLEETDTAADGAQVNEVVIEGGL is encoded by the coding sequence TTGACTTCCGTCACAAGCGCACCGGTTCCAGCCAGGGTTGTTCTCAGCCAGGCGGACATTGACCGGGCCCTCACTCGTATCGCCCATGAAATCCTCGAGGCCAACAAAGGCTCCCAGGACCTGGTCCTGTTGGGCATCCCGCGCCGCGGTTACCCGCTGGCGCTTCGCCTGGCACAGAAGATTGCGGCAGCGGACCCCACGGTCAACGCCGCAGAAATCGTCGGTCAGCTGGATGTGACCATGTTCCGCGATGACCTTTCACGCCAGCCCACCAGGCCGCCGTACCCCACCCAGCTCCCGCGCACGGGAATCGACAACAAGGTTGTGGTTCTCATTGATGACGTCCTGTATTCCGGCCGGACCATCCGCGCCGCCCTCGACGCCATCACCGACCTCGGCCGTCCCCGGATTGTCAGGCTGGCTGTGCTGATCGACCGCGGCCACCGCGAGCTCCCTATCCGGGCCGACCACGTGGGAAAGAACCTCCCTACCTCCTCCGCGGAGAAAGTCAGGGTCCGCCTGGAGGAAACTGACACCGCGGCAGACGGCGCCCAGGTCAACGAAGTGGTCATCGAGGGCGGTCTGTGA
- the carA gene encoding glutamine-hydrolyzing carbamoyl-phosphate synthase small subunit gives MPRVESKTVTETATPQATSSPTAPAPAVFVLEDGRMFRGTSYGAQGTALGEAVFATGMTGYQETITDPSYARQLVVQTAPHIGNTGVNSDDAESRRIWVAGYIVRDAARRPSNWRSERSLDAELVDQGIVGIQGVDTRAITRHLREHKTMRAGIFSGDAAKASDKELVAAVLASAPMEGARLAEEVSVDKAYVVDPKDHGWEGDARFSIAAIDLGIKAMTPVRFAERGVRVHVLPATATLEDVKAVNPDGFFMSNGPGDPATADAQVKLLRSVLDEKLPYFGICFGNQILGRALGFGTYKLRYGHRGINQPVMDRRTGKVEITSQNHGFAVDAPLDGATQAPEERYGRVEVSHISLNDDVVEGLACLDIPAFSVQYHPEAAAGPHDAAYLFDRFIDLMEGTRIGRTANLSKEPVDSAHPAATQKTDNKTEDNK, from the coding sequence ATCCCCAGAGTGGAAAGTAAGACAGTGACTGAAACAGCGACACCCCAAGCAACGAGTTCCCCCACGGCGCCCGCACCGGCAGTCTTCGTCCTGGAAGACGGCCGCATGTTCCGCGGCACCAGCTACGGTGCGCAGGGCACCGCCCTGGGCGAGGCAGTGTTCGCCACGGGCATGACCGGCTACCAGGAGACCATCACGGATCCCTCCTACGCCCGCCAGCTCGTGGTGCAGACCGCACCGCACATCGGCAACACCGGCGTGAACAGTGACGACGCCGAGTCCCGCCGCATTTGGGTGGCCGGCTACATTGTCCGCGACGCCGCACGACGCCCCTCCAACTGGCGCTCTGAACGCTCCTTGGACGCGGAGCTTGTTGACCAGGGGATCGTAGGAATCCAGGGCGTGGATACCCGCGCCATCACCCGGCACCTGCGCGAACACAAGACCATGCGCGCCGGAATCTTCTCAGGCGACGCCGCCAAGGCCTCTGACAAGGAACTGGTAGCCGCCGTCCTGGCCAGCGCGCCGATGGAAGGCGCCCGCCTGGCTGAGGAAGTCAGCGTGGACAAGGCGTACGTGGTGGATCCCAAGGACCACGGCTGGGAAGGCGACGCCCGGTTCAGCATCGCCGCCATCGACCTCGGCATCAAGGCCATGACCCCGGTCCGGTTCGCCGAACGCGGCGTCCGGGTCCACGTGCTCCCGGCCACCGCCACCCTGGAAGACGTCAAGGCCGTCAACCCGGACGGGTTCTTCATGTCCAACGGCCCCGGTGACCCGGCCACGGCCGACGCCCAGGTCAAGCTCCTGCGCTCGGTCCTGGATGAGAAACTGCCGTACTTCGGCATCTGCTTCGGAAACCAGATCCTGGGCCGCGCGCTCGGCTTCGGTACGTACAAACTCCGCTACGGCCACCGCGGCATCAACCAGCCCGTGATGGACCGCCGCACCGGCAAGGTGGAGATCACCTCCCAGAACCACGGTTTCGCCGTGGACGCCCCGCTCGACGGCGCCACGCAGGCCCCGGAGGAGCGGTACGGCCGCGTCGAGGTCAGCCACATCAGCCTGAACGACGACGTCGTGGAAGGCCTGGCCTGCCTGGACATCCCCGCCTTCTCGGTCCAATACCACCCCGAGGCTGCCGCCGGGCCGCACGACGCCGCCTACCTGTTCGACCGTTTCATCGACCTGATGGAAGGCACCCGGATTGGCCGGACGGCCAACCTCTCCAAGGAACCGGTGGACTCCGCACACCCGGCAGCAACGCAGAAGACTGACAACAAGACTGAGGACAACAAGTAA
- a CDS encoding SDR family NAD(P)-dependent oxidoreductase — protein MNTFPAERTAIVTGAVSERGIGRATVNYLAAQGWNIGIIDLDDALCKATAKELSEQYGVQAHGVGANVGDETSVRNAIDELEANLPQIVALANVAGVSSPVPYLELDAAEWDRVLGINLNGVHYATRRVAESMVKNRIGRIVNISSVSAQRGGGTFSKTPYSVAKAGVIGLTRATARELGEYDITVNAISPGPIDTDIMGGTLSQERKEELTKDLVVNRVGSTRDIAAAIAFLISEDSGYISGQTLNVDGGLYMH, from the coding sequence ATGAATACCTTCCCCGCAGAACGCACCGCCATCGTCACCGGAGCCGTTTCCGAACGCGGCATCGGCCGCGCCACCGTCAACTACCTGGCCGCCCAAGGCTGGAACATCGGCATCATCGACCTCGACGACGCCCTGTGCAAAGCAACGGCCAAGGAGCTTTCCGAGCAGTACGGAGTGCAGGCCCACGGCGTCGGCGCCAACGTTGGCGATGAAACATCCGTCCGCAACGCCATCGACGAGCTCGAGGCAAACCTCCCGCAGATCGTGGCCCTGGCAAATGTCGCCGGCGTCAGCTCACCGGTTCCGTACCTGGAACTGGACGCTGCCGAATGGGACCGCGTGCTGGGCATCAACCTCAACGGCGTCCACTACGCCACCCGCCGGGTAGCCGAGTCCATGGTGAAGAACCGGATCGGGCGCATCGTCAACATCTCCTCCGTGTCAGCCCAGCGCGGCGGCGGCACGTTCTCCAAGACCCCGTACTCCGTGGCAAAGGCCGGCGTTATCGGTCTGACCCGCGCCACGGCCCGGGAACTGGGGGAGTACGACATCACGGTCAACGCCATCTCCCCGGGTCCCATCGACACCGACATCATGGGCGGCACCCTCAGCCAGGAACGCAAGGAGGAACTTACCAAGGACCTGGTGGTCAACCGCGTCGGATCCACCCGCGACATCGCAGCAGCCATCGCCTTCCTCATCAGCGAGGACTCCGGCTACATCTCCGGCCAGACGCTGAATGTCGACGGCGGCCTCTACATGCACTAG